A region from the uncultured Sunxiuqinia sp. genome encodes:
- the ubiE gene encoding bifunctional demethylmenaquinone methyltransferase/2-methoxy-6-polyprenyl-1,4-benzoquinol methylase UbiE produces MTVAPYQNSDKNKKQQVEQMFDNIAAKYDFLNHFLSLGIDRLWRKKAVKILREYSPKRILDVATGTGDFAIATSRLNVDEIIGYDLSGEMIRVGEEKVKKLGLDSLIRFQKGDSESMPFEDDSIDAITVAFGVRNFETLQSGLDEFYRVLHHGGVAIILEFSKPKYFPFKQLYKFYFFHILPFVGGLVSKDSSAYTYLPESVMAFPDDQDMLNILSDTGFRQVQQRRLTMGIATIYVAQK; encoded by the coding sequence ATGACAGTAGCTCCCTATCAAAATTCTGATAAAAATAAAAAGCAACAAGTCGAGCAGATGTTCGATAATATCGCAGCAAAATACGATTTTTTAAATCATTTTTTAAGTCTGGGAATCGATCGGTTATGGCGTAAAAAGGCCGTTAAAATTCTCCGTGAATATAGCCCAAAGCGGATTTTAGATGTGGCCACAGGCACTGGTGATTTCGCCATTGCTACTTCCAGGTTAAATGTTGATGAGATTATTGGCTACGATCTATCGGGTGAAATGATCCGAGTAGGAGAGGAAAAGGTTAAAAAATTAGGACTGGATTCTCTCATTCGATTTCAGAAAGGTGATTCGGAAAGTATGCCTTTTGAAGATGATTCGATAGATGCCATCACAGTAGCTTTTGGGGTTCGTAACTTTGAAACCTTACAGAGTGGATTGGATGAATTTTATCGGGTGCTCCATCATGGTGGGGTTGCCATTATTCTGGAGTTTTCAAAACCCAAATATTTCCCGTTTAAACAGTTGTATAAGTTTTATTTCTTCCATATTTTGCCGTTTGTCGGTGGACTGGTTTCCAAAGATTCTTCAGCTTATACGTATTTGCCCGAATCGGTGATGGCTTTTCCTGATGATCAGGATATGTTGAATATATTGTCGGATACCGGTTTTCGCCAGGTTCAGCAACGAAGGCTAACCATGGGAATTGCAACAATATACGTCGCTCAAAAATAA
- a CDS encoding AIR synthase-related protein, producing MAETVENQEVFSIDQIEEPKDINEIVFNLMVNPNLAPVNYFNDFSEEGLELENVANGDSDETGIFTADNGQMMAMTTHAFHHHLATDPQKAIEILISRAARRMACYGVKPEAVSAFLYHINIAHPNGQFIASGAKQGLENACQKFNIKVADRKIRFDYFTGHGDLTPTIIISMMGSVEDKDKVITHNLKNKGNNIFVIGKSYDDINSSEYLEFFHEVYDSPLPQFDIDVEVRLQEAMKGLISKQLITSASPIGKGGLFFSLMRAGMPAGLGFDITTDAEIRSDAFLFGESMGRIIVGVPQESEDDFVDFMQGTKLPFFTLGHVTKGEIRIDDESLGYIDKMIPQAE from the coding sequence ATGGCTGAAACAGTTGAAAACCAAGAGGTGTTCTCTATTGATCAGATTGAAGAGCCCAAAGATATTAATGAAATTGTTTTTAACCTAATGGTCAATCCCAACTTGGCCCCGGTTAACTACTTTAATGATTTTAGTGAGGAAGGATTGGAGCTTGAAAATGTGGCCAATGGAGATTCGGATGAAACTGGTATTTTTACTGCTGACAATGGACAGATGATGGCCATGACAACGCATGCCTTTCACCATCACTTAGCCACTGACCCTCAAAAAGCGATTGAAATTCTGATTAGCCGGGCGGCTCGAAGAATGGCTTGTTACGGAGTGAAACCGGAAGCGGTGAGTGCTTTTTTGTACCACATTAATATTGCCCATCCGAATGGCCAGTTTATTGCTTCGGGTGCAAAACAGGGCTTGGAAAATGCTTGCCAAAAGTTCAATATAAAAGTTGCCGATCGCAAAATCAGGTTCGACTATTTTACCGGGCATGGTGATTTAACACCCACGATCATTATTAGTATGATGGGTAGTGTGGAAGATAAAGACAAAGTGATTACGCATAACCTGAAGAATAAGGGGAACAATATTTTTGTAATCGGAAAATCTTACGATGATATCAATTCATCAGAATATCTTGAGTTTTTCCACGAAGTGTATGATTCGCCTCTTCCTCAGTTTGATATTGATGTAGAAGTTCGATTGCAGGAAGCGATGAAGGGCTTGATTTCAAAACAACTAATAACATCTGCCAGTCCTATCGGAAAAGGTGGACTTTTCTTTTCCCTGATGAGAGCCGGAATGCCTGCAGGACTTGGATTTGATATTACAACAGATGCCGAAATTAGAAGCGATGCCTTTCTGTTTGGCGAATCAATGGGACGTATAATAGTTGGTGTTCCTCAGGAGAGTGAAGATGACTTCGTCGACTTTATGCAAGGTACGAAATTACCGTTTTTTACACTTGGGCATGTTACTAAAGGCGAAATTCGTATTGATGATGAGTCGTTGGGTTATATTGATAAAATGATACCACAAGCTGAATGA
- a CDS encoding SDR family NAD(P)-dependent oxidoreductase: MKQKIALITGATSGIGLETARILSKNHFNLIITGRRKNRLKDLKQELEHDNCVVFTLCFDIQSKKEVDQALLSLSGEWKKVDVLINNAGLAAGFDPIHKAKTEDWESMIDTNIKGLLYVTREVSNWMIKRNEGHIVNIGSIAGIEPYPNGTVYCGTKHAVIAISKAMRIELAPYKIKVSTVSPGAVETEFSLVRFKGEKEKAQKVYEGFTPLNGRDIAESIYFVVSRPAHVNIDDLLIMPTAQSSARDVFRK, encoded by the coding sequence ATGAAACAAAAGATTGCGTTAATTACCGGAGCAACATCCGGCATTGGACTGGAAACCGCTAGGATACTCTCAAAAAATCATTTTAACCTTATCATAACAGGACGAAGAAAAAATCGATTGAAAGATTTAAAACAAGAACTGGAACATGATAATTGTGTGGTCTTCACCCTTTGCTTTGATATTCAATCGAAAAAAGAAGTTGACCAAGCACTTTTGTCTTTATCAGGAGAATGGAAAAAAGTTGACGTTTTAATCAACAATGCCGGTCTTGCAGCAGGTTTTGATCCGATTCACAAAGCTAAAACGGAAGATTGGGAAAGCATGATTGACACCAACATTAAGGGTTTGCTTTATGTAACCCGTGAGGTATCGAACTGGATGATAAAACGAAACGAAGGACACATTGTAAATATTGGATCGATTGCAGGAATTGAGCCTTACCCAAACGGAACGGTCTATTGCGGAACCAAACATGCTGTAATTGCGATCAGCAAAGCCATGCGCATTGAGTTGGCTCCATACAAAATCAAAGTGAGTACGGTGAGTCCGGGAGCTGTTGAAACCGAGTTTTCGCTTGTTCGGTTTAAGGGTGAAAAAGAAAAAGCCCAAAAAGTGTATGAAGGTTTTACTCCTCTTAATGGCCGTGACATTGCAGAAAGTATTTACTTTGTAGTGTCGAGACCGGCACATGTTAATATTGATGACCTTTTGATCATGCCTACGGCTCAGTCTTCGGCAAGAGATGTTTTCAGAAAATAA
- a CDS encoding Ldh family oxidoreductase, with protein sequence MTISSTYLKEFTQQVFEKIGCSPAEAELAADCLNQADLRGVDSHGVARLSGYIRLWEKKRLNTKPDMKVVHETPSTAVLDADLALGLVAGPKAMQIAIDKAKQVGSGWVAVKNSNHYGIAAYHAMMALKEDMIGISMTNASPLVSPTFSKSRFLGTNPIAVAIPAKTEPPFIMDMATTTVANGKLEVLQRKGEDAPFGWAQDKEGQPTTDAFTLKKGGAMLPLGGDREHGSHKGYCLGAMVDIFSAVLSGANYGPWVPPFVAFLDPPTDPVGDGIGHFFGAFRIDAFRPAEDFKNHMDNWIRTFRNAETVNPNDQVLIPGDPERKLTAERQQKGIPLQQAVVEDLKQLAASLELTFNPKQHA encoded by the coding sequence ATGACGATAAGCTCAACATATCTTAAAGAATTTACCCAACAGGTTTTTGAAAAAATAGGATGCTCTCCGGCAGAAGCCGAGTTAGCAGCTGATTGCTTAAATCAAGCCGATTTGCGTGGCGTTGATTCACACGGGGTTGCCCGCCTGAGTGGCTACATCAGATTGTGGGAGAAGAAAAGGCTAAATACCAAACCCGATATGAAAGTGGTTCATGAAACACCATCAACCGCAGTGCTGGATGCTGATTTGGCATTGGGATTGGTTGCCGGACCCAAAGCCATGCAAATAGCTATCGACAAAGCTAAACAAGTTGGTAGTGGCTGGGTGGCTGTAAAAAATTCTAATCATTACGGAATTGCAGCCTATCATGCAATGATGGCGCTGAAGGAAGACATGATCGGCATCTCAATGACCAATGCCAGTCCGCTTGTTTCTCCTACTTTTTCGAAAAGTCGTTTTTTGGGAACTAATCCGATTGCCGTTGCCATTCCGGCCAAAACCGAACCTCCCTTTATAATGGATATGGCTACCACAACTGTTGCCAATGGCAAACTGGAAGTTTTACAACGCAAAGGCGAAGATGCCCCATTCGGCTGGGCACAGGATAAAGAAGGGCAACCAACAACAGATGCATTTACACTCAAGAAAGGTGGAGCGATGCTTCCGCTTGGTGGCGACCGGGAACACGGAAGCCATAAAGGCTATTGCCTCGGCGCTATGGTTGATATCTTCTCTGCTGTTTTATCAGGAGCCAATTATGGGCCCTGGGTTCCACCGTTTGTAGCCTTCCTAGATCCACCAACAGATCCGGTTGGTGATGGTATCGGCCATTTCTTCGGTGCATTTCGGATTGATGCGTTCCGACCTGCTGAAGATTTTAAAAATCACATGGATAATTGGATACGAACGTTTCGCAATGCCGAAACGGTGAATCCTAACGATCAGGTTTTAATTCCCGGTGATCCGGAAAGGAAACTAACCGCTGAACGTCAACAAAAAGGCATACCTTTGCAACAAGCTGTTGTTGAAGACTTAAAACAATTAGCTGCCAGCCTGGAATTAACCTTTAATCCGAAACAACATGCCTAA
- a CDS encoding glycosyltransferase: protein MPKTLVITPVKDSIDTTLQTIEAIHAAEGDHLHYVYNDFSTPETKKILEKKKKKFGFELINLEEITNTPSPNYNLVLQMAQKKAIELKVPLVIVESDVIIKRDTLDKMYELSLSTRNCGMLGAITTDESGQVNFPYLNFKGEKKEITDTSHSLSFCCTLLSSKLLESFSFKELSSEKHWYDVFISRKSKLLGFKNYLVTSLPVVHKPHSSRPWKQLKYTNPLKYYFNKLIKRKDRI from the coding sequence ATGCCTAAAACACTGGTCATAACTCCGGTTAAAGACTCGATTGACACAACGCTTCAAACAATCGAAGCAATTCATGCGGCAGAAGGTGATCATCTGCACTATGTTTATAATGATTTTAGCACCCCCGAGACAAAAAAGATACTTGAAAAGAAAAAGAAAAAGTTTGGATTTGAGCTGATCAACCTCGAAGAAATCACAAATACCCCATCGCCCAATTACAACCTGGTGCTTCAAATGGCACAGAAAAAAGCAATTGAATTAAAAGTGCCCTTAGTGATCGTTGAATCAGATGTGATTATCAAGCGTGACACCTTAGACAAGATGTACGAGCTCAGCCTGAGTACGCGAAATTGTGGTATGCTGGGAGCAATTACGACTGATGAATCGGGACAGGTTAATTTTCCATATCTTAATTTCAAAGGAGAAAAAAAGGAGATTACAGATACATCACACAGTCTGAGTTTTTGTTGCACACTGCTTAGTTCAAAACTTCTGGAAAGCTTTTCGTTTAAAGAGCTTTCCAGTGAAAAGCATTGGTACGACGTATTTATCTCAAGAAAATCGAAGTTACTCGGTTTTAAAAATTATCTGGTTACAAGTCTTCCGGTGGTTCATAAACCACATAGCAGCCGCCCTTGGAAGCAGCTCAAATATACCAACCCGCTAAAATATTATTTCAATAAGCTAATTAAACGAAAAGATCGTATTTAA
- a CDS encoding sensor histidine kinase, with product MALIKNYQRFKVLLQLLFWLSSFTFALASFYVASDFHFNLANDTLRALILNTGFAVGVYVNLRILIPRLLKKKFYIFYAFWLIITLAISSLIILTLFYFLLHFNRPRLFSSYFFTTAFYVGVTSLVKFLHEWIEMQDIALRYNQVEREKLEAELNTLKAQINPHFLFNSLNNIYSLSLIKSKETPGIILKLSDLMRHVLYESRENFISLKKEIEFIQNFIELQRIRLSSKTDIKLQLSGEPNNKLIIPLIFEPFVDNAFKHGSKSIQNNPFIYIEIEIKEHSLYFKATNSFDETSTHSNPKASGIGLKNVKKRLDYLYAKDEYDLKISEKENIFSVELQLTLKTIK from the coding sequence ATGGCTCTCATAAAAAACTACCAACGTTTCAAAGTATTGCTACAGCTACTCTTTTGGCTTAGCAGTTTCACTTTTGCGTTGGCGTCCTTTTATGTGGCTTCCGATTTTCATTTCAACCTAGCTAACGACACGCTACGAGCGTTAATTCTTAACACGGGCTTTGCTGTTGGAGTATACGTCAATCTCCGAATTCTTATTCCCAGGTTACTCAAAAAGAAATTCTATATTTTTTATGCGTTCTGGTTAATTATTACGCTGGCAATCTCCTCCTTAATCATTCTGACCCTTTTCTATTTCTTGCTTCACTTTAACCGTCCGCGGTTGTTTTCCTCGTACTTCTTCACTACGGCTTTCTATGTTGGAGTAACGTCGCTGGTCAAGTTTCTGCACGAATGGATCGAAATGCAGGATATTGCACTGCGTTACAATCAGGTAGAACGTGAAAAACTGGAGGCAGAACTAAACACTCTGAAAGCCCAGATCAACCCGCACTTTTTGTTTAACTCTCTGAATAACATTTACTCTCTTTCTCTGATAAAATCGAAAGAAACACCCGGTATAATATTGAAGTTGTCAGACTTAATGCGCCATGTATTATATGAGTCTCGAGAAAATTTCATTAGCCTGAAAAAAGAAATTGAGTTTATTCAAAACTTTATCGAACTGCAACGCATTCGGTTATCGAGTAAAACAGATATTAAACTTCAGCTCAGCGGAGAACCGAATAATAAACTCATCATCCCCTTGATTTTTGAGCCTTTTGTCGATAACGCTTTTAAGCACGGAAGTAAGTCGATTCAGAATAATCCGTTTATTTATATTGAAATCGAGATCAAAGAGCACTCACTGTATTTTAAGGCAACAAACAGCTTTGATGAGACGAGCACTCACTCAAATCCAAAAGCGTCCGGTATTGGTCTTAAAAACGTAAAAAAACGACTAGACTATTTATATGCAAAGGATGAATACGATTTAAAAATCAGTGAAAAAGAAAACATCTTTAGCGTGGAGTTACAACTGACTTTAAAAACAATAAAATGA
- a CDS encoding LytTR family DNA-binding domain-containing protein, with amino-acid sequence MIRAIVVDDEPLAQNVIKQFAKDIPELEIVCCCNNALEASSLLKDEHADLMFLDVNMPRLSGLDFLKNLTNPPLVILTTAYADYAMEGYELNILDYLKKPFSFERFYKAVQKADEQLKLMTALHHEEHNEDYIYIKANKKAIRVEFKSIIYIEGLGDYIKVHLKDKHLVTNLSMKKMEELLPAAEFFRIHKSYIIRLDQIQSIEGNQLEINGQKLPIGNNFRHDFQELINKHIIK; translated from the coding sequence ATGATCAGAGCAATAGTAGTTGATGACGAACCGTTGGCGCAAAATGTAATTAAGCAGTTTGCCAAGGATATTCCGGAGCTTGAAATAGTATGCTGCTGCAACAATGCTTTAGAGGCCAGCAGCCTTCTAAAAGACGAACATGCTGATTTAATGTTTCTGGATGTTAATATGCCAAGATTAAGCGGCTTAGATTTTTTGAAAAACCTTACGAATCCTCCATTGGTCATTTTAACAACGGCCTACGCCGATTATGCCATGGAAGGGTATGAACTTAACATACTCGACTACCTGAAGAAGCCCTTTTCATTTGAACGCTTTTATAAAGCTGTACAAAAAGCTGACGAACAGTTAAAATTGATGACTGCTCTGCACCACGAAGAACACAACGAGGACTACATATACATAAAGGCCAACAAAAAGGCTATCCGGGTTGAATTTAAATCGATAATTTACATCGAAGGTCTGGGAGATTACATTAAGGTCCATTTGAAAGATAAGCACCTGGTGACCAACTTATCCATGAAAAAAATGGAAGAACTACTTCCTGCAGCCGAGTTTTTCAGAATTCACAAATCATACATCATACGTCTTGATCAAATCCAAAGTATTGAAGGCAATCAGCTTGAAATCAATGGACAAAAATTACCAATAGGCAATAACTTCAGGCACGATTTTCAAGAACTGATTAATAAGCACATCATCAAATAA
- a CDS encoding nitroreductase family protein: protein MDILFKHRSIRQYKSTPIEEEVLIEIIEAGTRASNTGNMQLYSVVITKDIKAKEKLAPLHFNQPMVKQAPVLLTVCADINRFSLWCEERNADAGYNNLLWLMNSTIDASLFAQNLCVEAEYHGLGICYLGTALYNAKEFIDVLELPKGVIPITAIVLGYPDHKPELTDRLPLDGLIHSERYKDYTPEKINDLHGEKENLPSSKQFVKENEKDNLAQVFTDVRYKKVDSEFFSKKLLATLREQGFNI, encoded by the coding sequence ATGGACATACTTTTTAAACACCGATCTATTCGTCAGTATAAATCAACGCCGATAGAGGAAGAAGTCTTGATTGAGATTATTGAGGCTGGAACCAGAGCATCAAATACAGGCAATATGCAACTGTATAGTGTTGTTATTACTAAAGACATCAAGGCGAAAGAGAAGCTCGCTCCTTTACACTTTAATCAACCAATGGTGAAGCAAGCACCCGTTTTACTAACTGTTTGTGCTGATATCAATCGGTTTAGTTTGTGGTGCGAGGAACGAAATGCTGATGCCGGTTATAACAACTTGTTGTGGTTGATGAATTCAACGATAGACGCTTCATTATTTGCTCAGAATTTGTGTGTGGAAGCAGAGTATCATGGGTTAGGTATTTGTTACCTTGGAACTGCGCTATACAATGCCAAAGAGTTTATAGATGTTCTTGAGCTTCCTAAGGGCGTTATTCCGATTACAGCGATTGTTTTAGGTTATCCTGATCACAAGCCAGAGTTAACTGATCGTTTGCCGCTGGATGGGCTTATTCATTCAGAAAGATATAAAGACTATACGCCTGAGAAGATTAATGATTTACATGGAGAAAAGGAGAATTTGCCAAGTTCAAAACAGTTTGTGAAAGAAAATGAGAAAGATAACCTGGCACAGGTATTTACCGATGTACGTTATAAAAAGGTTGATAGTGAATTCTTCTCTAAAAAGCTGCTAGCAACCTTAAGAGAGCAGGGATTTAATATTTAG